gttctCTGTTTCACCCTATGCCATTAAATGGGATGTTACAGCATATCCAATCAGTAGAGAAGTGACCCGTTCACATTAAAAATAtacgtttttcaaggtattttggagCAACACAATAAGAGATAGACCAGTATAATGACAGAGTGAAACATTCTAGAAAAAGTGATCTgcagggagacaagcagatagcagaccctcatcagaaaagttatacaatGTACCTTTATGCTTTtgttaaatataatattttcttttctcatACAGTATGTATTGTGGATCACATCTGATTCACTGCCCAGGCCATGTTTTCTCTGGGGTGCAACTGTAAAACATCTTGACAATCAGGAGAGAACGTGCTGGCCTGTCAATAGTGTGATTATGGTGAGAGGCAGCTGTATTGATCTGTGCTTCAAAACCAGATGTGTCTATTTTGCATTGAAGGGATGAAGATTTTTAAAATGCCTATATTGAGACATAACTTAGAAGAGGAGTTTTAGACTTGATGGACGAGCATGGATGCCTTGGTGACAAGTTTAATGATGCAGTGACTTTGGGAGAGGCTTGACTTGACAGATGCCAGTGGATTATACACAAGAGCTATtggaaaagaacaaaacagcCATGACTTTATATCACCTTCtttaattacacagacatatacacataAGCAGCCAGCCTTCATGATGCCTTCGTCTTGTTTTTACGATTCATTTTTGCTGTTTGAGGCATAAGATGAACCTGGCCCAAAGTGCTCAAGAAAGTCAGCAGTTGATTGGagattagtaaaaaaaaaagagataatTTTTAAAATTCACATGACTTTGCTATAAGTCAAGTCAATTCTAAACATGAAGGGCAGTCAAAggcaaacatttaaatattgcatttttaagCACCAATATAACTACATTTTGACCAATCTCTGCTCAACTGCTTGGACCAGGTCACCGAACTTACAGCCTTGCtactttcaaataaataatatacaaaaaaaaaggaaaaccaCTCCCTTTCAGCAAACACGGGGCTACTAAAATAGTACAAAGATATTTTTGAGAACAAGTCAAATGTTACTTAAAACTCATTTCTCTTTATATTTACATACAGAACCATATAAAACTGCAAAAGGATAGAGTTATTCAGGTGATTTTAGCAGGTGAAAACAATGACAAGTGGCTGCACCCTTCAGAATGttatttgtaataataacagcTTGTTCAACTTTTCAGCTCTTTGGTAACCATCATAACTAAAATAGACTTTCCTCTGTCATTTTAGCTTTACAGTTATACATATTTATTcccaaacaaaacatgacataatTTTGAAACAATCTTTAAAACGGTAACACAAACAAAGATAATGACAATGCACAATGCGAatctacaaacaaaacaacacaaatcatgTTTTAGAGTAAATTTGCAGTTCGGGTCAAGTCTTTGTACACTCAAACCTGGCAATTATCCCACAGAAGTACCACAGTCTGCAGAAGAGCTACCGTTCTACATTCAAATCTGCCCAGGACACGGCCTGCTACATAGCACCACTGCAAAGAttgtgtttttgattgtttaaaaaaaatggatgATTAGATGAGGATATACAGACTGTTGCCCATAAAATTGAAATAGTCTTGTTTCCTGACACATCTCCCTTTAttcctatttatatatacattaagTATCATTAACAAGAATCTTCTCAAACTGCGTTAACAGCATTGATTTTTTGTCCCAtttctctagtcctggttgtACTTTGAAATCCAAATATTTTATTAGGTAGAACTTGGTGTACGCTTGACCATCGCAGCGTTAAGATAACAAGTTGATAGTCAACAGTGTGCATGAAGCAAAACAGGACACATTATTTATcataaagataataaaaaaaacagaaaattctTGAAAAATTGCTGAACCAGTACCACTTCTGACCTCCAAATGGGACAGTGGCGTGTCTTTATTTGTGCCAGTTTTAAGGGTATATTCCAGAAGTTAATTTCTGTAAATCATGGTCCATCTAACTCCTACTTTCTTCAGATAAAGTGCTATTGGAGTCATTGAGAGCTGAAAGGCTGTCCACTGCATCATTGTACTCACTCTCCCCCCACTCTCCCTCGCGTTCACATATAACAGTCATGGGGCTGCTGAGTATCCTACTGCGGGCGTTGTACTTGCTACTGGCAGCGGAGGGCGGCGTGCGTGAACGTCCATATTTCATCCCACTAAAAGCAAAAGAGGGGGATGTgggtgaggagaggggcagagagtcATAGCGGTTCCACTCCTCCGAGGGTCTTTTACTGCGGCCGGGTGAGGCGCACGGGCTgtggggggcggaggagggtgACCCGGGGGAGGCGGGGGGGTCCAGGGCCGATTCGGAGCGCGTCCTCTGAAAGCGTGGGTCGGTGGAGCGCAGCATTTCAGCAGCGGACATCCGGAAACTGGTCTCAGAGCGGCTGCCCTTCTTCAGCAGCAGGGCTTTGAAGGTGTCGCTGCTGGTGGAGGATTTGCGCAGAGATCTCTGGATGGAGCTGGTTTGACGGGGCAGGGAGGAGCCCAGGCCAGTGGAGCTGCCTGTCGGGGTCACTGGAGGGGAGCTAGGGTGAGAACCGGGCCGCGTCCGCTCATCATCCGACACACTGCGACCCAGGACCTTCCTTTTTGACCTGTGGGAAAGAGGAAACTTTTCAGACTGGTGCATCTTTAGAATTACATAAATGTCAAAGTTGTTGAGTAAACCTTAAATGCGGTTTTGTTCATGCTttgtaataactacactttgATTAGCTTTACTAAAGTGTTACCAAAGACAGATATTTGTTgttggtattttaataaaagcTTGGACTTATGATGGAATTACATATTGTGTACCTGAAAACACATCATAACACCATATGTCAGTGTGCATATGGTATTGATCAGAGTCGGGGAGAAAACACTCCCTGTTAAATGCAACACCTTTTCCTATTCAAAATATAtcatatttaatatatattattaatcACAagggcaacagtcctaatttctgATCATAATGAAACCCATTGATATTAGAGATCAAGGATTACTTGAATCGTACTTTTTCTGCTTTGGTATTCTTGGCACCCCTGATATTGCAGAAGAGGAAATAGAAAAGTGGATCTGGGTTAATCAAGATGTCACAGGGGATTGTTAACTTCATCTAGCCACAGTATTATTATCTATTGAGAGTGCAGCTCAGAAACAACCAATTTAAATTCAACTTAAGCCTACAGGATATGTCTTTCTACAACTCATTAACTGGTCTCTTAACGCTACTGCATAGTTCCTCTGAGGATACAAACACTCCAAATCTTTGTCCCAAATTTGCCATATGTTTGTGACGCCCCCAGCAATCGCTCCACGGAATCAGTAATAAACAAAAGAGGAGTCGACAATGACATAGGAATAATTATAAGAGGGGCTTAAAAAGTTGAATAATTTTGCATTCTCAATTGAGTGAAGGAAAACTGTCGATGCTGCTACTCTGTAAAAAAGCTAAGACTAAGGGACAATGAAATtaatcagaaaaaaactatatggGAATTGTGCCCAAAGCGATTTTAATCACAAGATGACATTTCTGCCATTCTCAGCAGGAGTTTGTAGTTGGTGTTACCGCAGCCTATATAACAACCATAAAGAAATAACAAAGCAAGGCAATTCTCTGCGAAAGCTATGGTACCCACTACTTACTATTTAAAATGCATAGGTAGCAGCATTGCAAAGTAACAAAGCTATTTATGGGATAGTGCCTTTTATTTTGCCACTTTGAACCACTTGGTATGCACCCCCTTTATGCCCTTAAAAAGACGataaaaagcatgaaaactCTGATCACTGATAAGAAAGAGGTTTGATCACAGAATTAAAAAGGTCTCCAGGCAAGGTGAGACATAATGCCTAATCCTGCAGATTGGATCTAGTGAGAGAAATTGTACAGAAAAACCTGTGGAGGGTGCTgaaggtcagagagagagagactgtgtAGTGATACGAGGTGTGCGCTGTTTTTTAAAGACTCAAACTGTTGCCCTAAATTCAACCTCTCAGAGTAGCAATTGTCTTTTATGGGCATGCCACATCACAGCGTTACATAAGAGATACTTCAACACATTCATGCATGCATATATTAAGACACCTGAATGCAGTGAAGCGCAATGTAATGCTATATTCAGTACTATACCAAACCAGTGACTGAATGGACCAAGAAAAAGACGTGAGAAATTTTTGTAATTGTTCTAAGAGACAGTACAACAGAGCATAATTAAGGAAATGAAAATGTATCATGAATGTAGCCTAATTCATTAGTTAATTCCTTGATTTAGATAAATTCTGAgactggattagacctggtttacacatCTAAAACTGATCAAATCTAGACTCCATCATTTCTTTATTAagaattacatacatttttaaaaggcatCTTAACCTTACTATCCAAATATCgtcataataaataatgaaacaaatcatCATAATAAAGATACTGATTTTAATAACAAGTTGCAAAAAATGTATCACCAATCTACTGCTTAGAGACCCTCCTTGAAATTCCCATAAAGAATGTGTGCAAGAAATGTTGGTCAATAACCTAAAAGATGTCGTTACTATCCAAATAGCATCACTGAAAAACAGAGATAATATTGATTTTAATAGCATGTTGCAAAAAATCATTAGTGTTTGAACGGCTTAGGGACCTAGTACAGTCCTTGAAATTCCCATAATTAATGTGGGTAAGAAACATCGGTGAATAACTCAACATTACATAACAAACGTCTTGAAAGTGCGGTCAATAAAGCGAGTGTTGCCAGAGGAAGTAAAATCCCATGAAATGAAATCCTGCGATGGCTAAAAGGACTCTTGACTGCTGTGCCACGTGACCGTGAAACACAAACTGGTGTGGGCTGCATGAGAAATTTATGTCTCCTCCTGCTTTGAAGAGCGCACGTATGCAATATATGTCAGACTTGAGTGCACTAGAGCAGATAGACGTTCACTCTCTCTGGTGGCCTCTAACCTAGATTAGTACCTCAGGGTGTTGAGTAGTTTAAATATGGATGAAGTAACAGCCTTTTAAGTCAAAATGAGCATCGCTAATTTGACTATACAcgagacacaaaaataaacagtggAGATATGTGGATGTTGGTGTACAAACAATTTATCCATGGACCACATATAGCAGCTAAATGTAATGCATACTCTGATATGTGAGTTGACAATAGGTAAAGTTATGACAGCAGGGCAGATGATGAAGCATAGGGGGGATGGAAATGGAAACAGAGAAATCATGTCCTGAAGGGTGATGTGGGGGGAAGGAGCGGTCAAGTTCAGGGttacgagagagagagaaaaatgagaTGAGATGCTGACAGAGATAcagtgagaggagagatagagaacaCATGGTAGCATACAGGAGTGCAGGAGTGGACATGGTTTGGACTTGACAAGAGTGAGTTTACCCACCTGTGAATGACCGCAAAGAGGTCATCGGTGGTTCTAGGACGGGAGGGAGTAGGGGTCACCATGCTCTCCCGGGACGCCCCGTTGGACCGGACCGGCGACGAGTCTGCCGTGCTGCTGGAATCGAATACCTCACCTGAGAAGAAATGACATTGTTACAGATATagatctctctctttcatcctgTGTCTAAAATCAGAGGGATAGTTTTTACATCTTTGTCTGTTTGGATGTCCCCGTGAGTGTATTCGTTCTTCTAGAGTTTTTAGCCGctttcctcctccccgcctCTTCTCAACCTTCGCGCTCACGTCTACAATTCGACTGCCTCAGCTGCTGCGGGCATCCTCCCCTACATCCTACTTACTCCCCTCCCCTTTCTGATGCGactaagcccctccccccttGCCCTAAAACTCACATCTCCCCCTGGGATGGACAGCCGCGTACCCCTCCCTTACCTTATAGTGAGTTAGACTGAAGATTAACAGCAAAgatgagaggaaaaaaaaacatatttgaaaataaggatggattgcTCCAGGGGGTGAGATAGACAGAGGGCTGgattgaataaaaaaagaaaactgagcAATGCAGGGGAAAATGGGATCGTAGCCATAAGAGCGGCACAGAACACAAAGTGAAAAGgatgagaaaagagaggagatcCAAGAGGCTGCGGCACTGCTGTCCCACTGATAAGCTGTGccattttcacagttttaaacCTTTTGAGcatgtgtttttcaagtttgGACGGTTGACAAGTGTCCAGTGGATAATTGACAACCAATATGGGAAATGTGCCAAAGTTTGATATTGATTTAGGTAGTTTTTTAAGGAGAAGGCATTGGGCTAGGAAGAAAAGTAAGGCATAAGGGTACGAATGAGAATTGTGATTTGAGATTTAGTGAATTGACCCATGATTTCATATTTGAAGTGTCAAGTAACATGATTCATTTTGGTGTTGGGGTATAGCTTCAAAATGAGAAAGTTTAGGTAGATACTTCAGCACCCCATCTGAGTCAATGGCATAGCTCTGtagctttgtcaaaaaataaataaataaacaggaatAAATTCTATCTTGCAGTATAGGATATTTTGTCTAcaataattgaattgaaaaaaaaaggctCATCACTCACCTGCATCATCCTCTTTGGAGCTGACAGATCCACTTGTGCTGCTCGTTccatctccttcctcctcttcctcctcttcatcatgtCCATTGGTACACACACTTAATTCCGGGCTGACTGGAGCAGACATGTTGGAGTCTTCTTCTTGTGGGTCTGTCAGTGTTTCACTGCTTTCTGTTAAAGGCTCAGAGCTCTCTGAAGTTTCCCCATCTTGCTGCAGCCCATTTTTCAATTCATCTTCTTTTGTGAGTGAATCTACCTGATCTTCTGTAGGCAAGTGTCCATTTTCTTCTTGATTTTGACACTGCTCTATAAGAGGCTGGGGTTTAACTGATGGTATGAAGGGCTTTTGGGGCTTTTTGGAGACAGCTGGAGGCTGTTTGACAGGAGAGGTCTGTGGGGAGATTTGCATTGCATCATGGTTGTTGTAGTTTTCTTTGCCATTCACATGTTGGTACTCATTGATGAAACTGGAGTCTAGAGATAACTCCTCTAAAAGCTTCGAGACAGGAGATGGGGAAGACTGCCGGGACACATCTTCAATGCAGTCATTTTGAGTGTCATTCTGCAGGCTGGAGTCAAAGGTTTGAGGTTTTGTGTCATTGTTGAGGTCTAAGTCTGTGTTGCTGTCAATTTCCTTATCGGGACGTTTTACTGACCGAAGCTGGACACTCTGCAGGGCGAATGGCGTGATAAGGGGCTTGGGTGAAGGCATGGCATTATCGGACAGGGCCTCTTTGGGGGGCTGCTGCTTTGGTGTTTTGACAACAGATGGAGGGGAAGATGATGCGACAAGAGGAGGCAGTGGTGGTGgcagaggggggcccatgttgGGGTATGggggtgggggaggaggaggactgaagCTGCCATTGAAGGATGAGCTGGGGGGGATTAGTGCATTaggggatggaggaggaggaaactcAGGGGAAGTGGAACAGGGAGGGAGCGGGCTTAGTGCCTGGGCTGGTGGAGTGCATGGtagtggtggaggtggtggaggagcaggaggggaagcagggggcagaggggcaggGAAGGGGGGTGGGGGGCTCAGAGGGGTagtgggagcagaggaggagaagacaggcagaggaggtggtggaggaggaggtgggtttTTGAGAGAGTCTGATGTGTTTGAGGACAGAGAAGTGGATGAAGAGGACATTGACacagaggagatgagggaggacTTTCTCTCTGGGACTTTGGGTTTGGGGCGACTCCCTGAAGGAGACATGGAGCGGACGAATGAGGGCACTGGTGTCCCGGCGGTGGGTGTGTTGGACTGGCTGGAGTAGCCACTAGAGGGAGAGGTGAGTCTATGTACTCTGTCTGGTGAGGTTTTTGGCTTCACTGCCCCTTCCTGCTGAACTGTAGGAGACTGGACATTGTTACTGTCCCCATTGTTTTGGAGATCTccagaggtcactcctgttGAGACGGTTTCAGTGGAGGTGGCAGCAGGAGACTGTGCCCTCTGGTCGGCTTGGCCTCGAGGATAGTCCATGTAGTAGCCCCAGGACTCTGCGTAGTCCGAGCGCAGGCTGCTGGTCTCACTCTGAGCAGGAGTTACTTGGCAAAGCGAGTACATGTTTGATACTACACCAGAGTGCACTCCCAACGATGCTGCTGAGCTGCCTGCACTGATGCTACTGTGACTGCGCGGCCGCAGCACCCACGGGTCATCATAGTCACTGCTCGGGCTGTGGGAGGGTGAAGAAGGTGATGCTCCTTTTCCTTTGCCTGCTCTCAGTCCCATCTGTAAGCTCTGCTGTAGGCTGGCGATGAGGCTCTCATTGAGCACAGACTCAGAGCCTCCGCTGATGGCACTCACCCCTCCCAGGGGCTTCTTCTCCCCAGGTCTGCGACGCAGAGAGTCTGTGCGGGCCGGGGGCAGAGGCGGTTTCTTAGATTTGCGCAAAGAGATGCTTCGGGACAAAGATTTATCACTGTACAAACTTGCAGAGTCCTCATGGTTGGCCAGCTCCCGGCACTCATACATGCTGTGTCTAGTGGCCCGTCCAACGGCCGCCCCATGGCCGCTGCCATGGCTTCGTGAGCGCAGGCCTGAGTCCAGGTGCATGGAAGTGAAGTAGCCATCGTTGTCCTGGGAGTAGAGTGAGCTGGAGTCTGTGGTGGTCCTGGAAGAGCGCTCCAGGCTGCTGTACAGCTGGTTTATGGGCGTGGAACAGCTGGAGGTCAGTGTACGATGTGGGACCACTACATTTTCGGGTGTGTCGTAGATCCACTGTTCCTCTGGTATACAGGATGGAGGGGTAGGGGCCAGCGTGCTGTGGCTGTGTGCGCTGCTGTCTGAGTGTCCAGACTCACTTGTGGTGGCAGTGCCTGCACTCTGAGCTTTAGTCACAGGAGTGGAAGTGGCTGGAGCAGGACAGGTGCTGCTGTAACTGAAAGGTGCAGGACTGGATGTCAGAGGATTTATGCTTGATGCCATACTGAGGGGGCGACCATTGGGTAGAACTATGGCAGTGGGTGGGCTGTGACCAGATGAATTTAATGTAATGACCTCAGTGGAGCTGGACATCGTGGCGTTTGGAATGAGAGAGGTAGAGTACGCTGCATGAGGAGACACCACACAGGCTGGACCTCCTCCCCACTCACTGACCTGGCTCCCTCTGACCTCTTGGGACTTGGGTCGGGGCAGAGTGCCAGTTCTTGGGGCATTTCTCATGTGGACCGCTGTATCATCCACCTGAAGTTTGCCTATGCGGCCCTGTGGTGTCCCATGCTCTTCTGATTTAATGGGGGTGCTGCTGTAGATGGGATCAGCACTTAGAGATACCCTGGCCCCTCGGGGCAGGCTGTGAAACCGGGACATGTCTCCATTATACTGAGGCATCATAACTATACCAGAGCTGTCTGTACTGGAGATGGATATACTTCCAGTAGAGGATGAAGCTGAAATCCCTGCCATCTGTGCAGCAATACCCTGTCCCCTTTGTGCGCGGATTCTCCTCATGGACGGGGGGACTATTTTCACCTCCTCTGTCTGAGAGCAGGAGTCTCTAGTCACTGACCTCCGGAGCATCGAGTTCATACTTCCGGTTCGCCCCAAAGTGGAATATTGTCCCGGGATGAACATAGAATGAGGTCGTGCATCTCCACAGCGTCCTGGTGGAGCtgtcaaacagtaataaaaaagcaaataagTTCACTACTTTGAAAATATTGCTTTCCTACCTCAATGACAAAACTTGAGTTAGTATGTATTCTATTCTTGATCACAAGGGAGCTACTTCATTAGTACCCCCTGCTTAGTATTTTCTGGTTTGCATCATTAGAGTGGAAAAGGCAAATCAGAAAATGCATTCTCATGATCATCAGGCTCAAAGTCTATTAGAAAAGGATAACTATCAATTTGGCCTTTAAACAGGTGCAACTGAGCAAACACAGAAATGCAAGGAGGCATGCACAAGCAGGGTCAAGTACGCAGAATGCAGACAAAAATAGAGGTGAAGACACAAACACTAAAACAtaccagaaaaacacacaaatggtCCAAAAGCTGGCTAACCGGACTCCTCCATTTGCTATAACCTTTGAATTCCCCAACatatttcctctcctcttcctctgtcctgaGCATCACACacattctctcctcttcctcgctaAAGACCAGAGTGACAGCTTGGCTCGCCTCTGCTGCTACTGCGATAGATTAAGCTGCAGGTCTAGTACTTCCCAGGCAGCATCAgagcaagaagaggagagagagggaaggatggGGACTATTACCCCAGCCCAGTAATCATGACATTCAGAGCCAGTCGTCCGCTGAGCTCACACCAGACTTAAAGCTTTTTTCTTATCAGCTTTGATCTTATCGCAGTGGACTTATGCTTTGCTTCAATAGTGGTGCCAATCTGCAGtgaaaacatgtgtaaataagCATGTGGGGTGGTCAACTCTACTGTGCTAGTTATGGAAGTTTAAGATTGGGAACTTCAGATAAAGTCTGAAGGAGCACTGAACTTGAATTTGTAGTTTAATACTATAACAGTAATATCACTTTATCAGAGGTTGCAccaaatatcacacaaaacacaacaaaccaAGCCCCACAACTAAACCAATTCCACGCCTATAGCAAGTGATCAAATAAGGATTAATTCCCCACTAACAAGGCCTACACCTGTTAAAATCAAATCTGGACTACATCGATAATAAATAGGTTTGGATTAGCACTTGCATTAGGCTGCCCCAGAAGAAAGCCACAAACCAGCGTCAGAATTTTCTTATGCAAAATGAATAGGAATGAGAAatggacagacaggacacaaaTGATTGTACTGCACACAAATAAAGCACATTAAGTATTGCCCAAGAATTTCCCAAATCAATccaaaaattgaaataaaggTATCATGGCAGAGGCACTGAAATGACCAAtacacaacaactactacagctaGAACTACAGCTACCACTACTTGCACTACAGTCTATGGACAGTGGAGGGTGCTGCACGTTACCCCACATTCACCCATACCTAAGTCCGGGTTGAAGTTGTCGGGCAGCCCTGATATAGTCTTTCTGCGTTTGACCTTCTTGGGCCTTCGGGACACTGTGTCAGTGTTAATGAGGGAGCGCCGGATGCTCGCCTGCCGGTCAAACTCTTTCCCTGGAGTTCGGGAGAGCGAGAGCAAGGCAGGTGCAGACATAGGCAAACAGTTAGTTATAGGAAAAACTTCACATGCACAACATCTTCTTGTtgttaaataaaacatgcattcaaacATTATTTTCTTGAACAGCTTTCAACGGCAGTACCAGTCTTTGCATATGGATTTGAAATATCTATCTTAAAGCCATAATGCAAACCATATTGCAAATAGGCTCATAGTAATTTTCATGACGGAATTTGaaaaccaattttttttttaaatttaaaaaaataatccatTTGCAAAGTTTGAGATTTTACTgacatttttgcttttaaaattcaGTGAGTGTAACTATCATATAAAAGTCAGTTAGTGTTTGCATATATTGAATTGAGATGTGAAAAGTGCATGTTAATAAGAATCATTAAACAGAGTTTGGGTTTTTCAAGACATGCAAGATAAGAGATTATCACCACATAGTGAGTATCTGGCCTCAGCAGTGGACTGTGTAGATGGATACAGTGTGCAGGCATCAGGGATGTAGGGAACAATCTAAGGGCAGACTGTGTCACATTGCCACTTGGTGACAGAAAACGCTCTGATCtggctctgtgtctgtgctttcctctctctcactcagtAATGCGAAGTGACAGCAGATGAAGTCAACACTGATTTGTGAGGAGAGGAAACACATTAAGGCTTCATTAGTGTCTATGGGATCATGGGTCCATGGGAAGATTGATTGTGTTACAGGCAAAATCAGATGGTTATTGTAAACTGACAATTTGGAGTCAATGTggtattagtttatttgtttataaatcATTCCTTAACAGTAGATTTTCCAAAGATGGTTTTCTATTGATATGCTTATGTTGTGTTTGTTCAAAGCAAATTCTCACACATTTCAATACCAATTGTTTGGATGTGGAAAATGcacattatataaaaaatatgcataTGA
This sequence is a window from Periophthalmus magnuspinnatus isolate fPerMag1 chromosome 24, fPerMag1.2.pri, whole genome shotgun sequence. Protein-coding genes within it:
- the nhsl1b gene encoding NHS-like protein 1 isoform X5, producing MLGPNRAALGKTASNQDTKAVSNLDEESKWTVHYTAPWHQQENVFLPGSRPPCVEDLHRQAKVNLKTALRECDKLRKDGFRSSQYYSQGPTFSDPLQSGSLQDEEDEDIDKKSITSSAEDDKSQLSMRSQTPQGCGENREGSEVDGQVVWTKATPLPTPEERMRQAAQAVPTDIVPINVTGKEFDRQASIRRSLINTDTVSRRPKKVKRRKTISGLPDNFNPDLAPPGRCGDARPHSMFIPGQYSTLGRTGSMNSMLRRSVTRDSCSQTEEVKIVPPSMRRIRAQRGQGIAAQMAGISASSSTGSISISSTDSSGIVMMPQYNGDMSRFHSLPRGARVSLSADPIYSSTPIKSEEHGTPQGRIGKLQVDDTAVHMRNAPRTGTLPRPKSQEVRGSQVSEWGGGPACVVSPHAAYSTSLIPNATMSSSTEVITLNSSGHSPPTAIVLPNGRPLSMASSINPLTSSPAPFSYSSTCPAPATSTPVTKAQSAGTATTSESGHSDSSAHSHSTLAPTPPSCIPEEQWIYDTPENVVVPHRTLTSSCSTPINQLYSSLERSSRTTTDSSSLYSQDNDGYFTSMHLDSGLRSRSHGSGHGAAVGRATRHSMYECRELANHEDSASLYSDKSLSRSISLRKSKKPPLPPARTDSLRRRPGEKKPLGGVSAISGGSESVLNESLIASLQQSLQMGLRAGKGKGASPSSPSHSPSSDYDDPWVLRPRSHSSISAGSSAASLGVHSGVVSNMYSLCQVTPAQSETSSLRSDYAESWGYYMDYPRGQADQRAQSPAATSTETVSTGVTSGDLQNNGDSNNVQSPTVQQEGAVKPKTSPDRVHRLTSPSSGYSSQSNTPTAGTPVPSFVRSMSPSGSRPKPKVPERKSSLISSVSMSSSSTSLSSNTSDSLKNPPPPPPPPLPVFSSSAPTTPLSPPPPFPAPLPPASPPAPPPPPPLPCTPPAQALSPLPPCSTSPEFPPPPSPNALIPPSSSFNGSFSPPPPPPPYPNMGPPLPPPLPPLVASSSPPSVVKTPKQQPPKEALSDNAMPSPKPLITPFALQSVQLRSVKRPDKEIDSNTDLDLNNDTKPQTFDSSLQNDTQNDCIEDVSRQSSPSPVSKLLEELSLDSSFINEYQHVNGKENYNNHDAMQISPQTSPVKQPPAVSKKPQKPFIPSVKPQPLIEQCQNQEENGHLPTEDQVDSLTKEDELKNGLQQDGETSESSEPLTESSETLTDPQEEDSNMSAPVSPELSVCTNGHDEEEEEEEGDGTSSTSGSVSSKEDDAGEVFDSSSTADSSPVRSNGASRESMVTPTPSRPRTTDDLFAVIHRSKRKVLGRSVSDDERTRPGSHPSSPPVTPTGSSTGLGSSLPRQTSSIQRSLRKSSTSSDTFKALLLKKGSRSETSFRMSAAEMLRSTDPRFQRTRSESALDPPASPGSPSSAPHSPCASPGRSKRPSEEWNRYDSLPLSSPTSPSFAFSGMKYGRSRTPPSAASSKYNARSRILSSPMTVICEREGEWGESEYNDAVDSLSALNDSNSTLSEESRS
- the nhsl1b gene encoding NHS-like protein 1 isoform X2; translated protein: MRGDRRSSSFRKDKPVGLSRALSWLNVSTLSRQSRHMFHSQSELHRRHTLSRTHLHNANGEDPHDDDNWVYQPQHKIAVSNLDEESKWTVHYTAPWHQQENVFLPGSRPPCVEDLHRQAKVNLKTALRECDKLRKDGFRSSQYYSQGPTFSDPLQSGSLQDEEDEDIDKKSITSSAEDDKSQLSMRSQTPQGCGENREGSEVDGQVVWTKATPLPTPEERMRQAAQAVPTDIVPINVTGKEFDRQASIRRSLINTDTVSRRPKKVKRRKTISGLPDNFNPDLAPPGRCGDARPHSMFIPGQYSTLGRTGSMNSMLRRSVTRDSCSQTEEVKIVPPSMRRIRAQRGQGIAAQMAGISASSSTGSISISSTDSSGIVMMPQYNGDMSRFHSLPRGARVSLSADPIYSSTPIKSEEHGTPQGRIGKLQVDDTAVHMRNAPRTGTLPRPKSQEVRGSQVSEWGGGPACVVSPHAAYSTSLIPNATMSSSTEVITLNSSGHSPPTAIVLPNGRPLSMASSINPLTSSPAPFSYSSTCPAPATSTPVTKAQSAGTATTSESGHSDSSAHSHSTLAPTPPSCIPEEQWIYDTPENVVVPHRTLTSSCSTPINQLYSSLERSSRTTTDSSSLYSQDNDGYFTSMHLDSGLRSRSHGSGHGAAVGRATRHSMYECRELANHEDSASLYSDKSLSRSISLRKSKKPPLPPARTDSLRRRPGEKKPLGGVSAISGGSESVLNESLIASLQQSLQMGLRAGKGKGASPSSPSHSPSSDYDDPWVLRPRSHSSISAGSSAASLGVHSGVVSNMYSLCQVTPAQSETSSLRSDYAESWGYYMDYPRGQADQRAQSPAATSTETVSTGVTSGDLQNNGDSNNVQSPTVQQEGAVKPKTSPDRVHRLTSPSSGYSSQSNTPTAGTPVPSFVRSMSPSGSRPKPKVPERKSSLISSVSMSSSSTSLSSNTSDSLKNPPPPPPPPLPVFSSSAPTTPLSPPPPFPAPLPPASPPAPPPPPPLPCTPPAQALSPLPPCSTSPEFPPPPSPNALIPPSSSFNGSFSPPPPPPPYPNMGPPLPPPLPPLVASSSPPSVVKTPKQQPPKEALSDNAMPSPKPLITPFALQSVQLRSVKRPDKEIDSNTDLDLNNDTKPQTFDSSLQNDTQNDCIEDVSRQSSPSPVSKLLEELSLDSSFINEYQHVNGKENYNNHDAMQISPQTSPVKQPPAVSKKPQKPFIPSVKPQPLIEQCQNQEENGHLPTEDQVDSLTKEDELKNGLQQDGETSESSEPLTESSETLTDPQEEDSNMSAPVSPELSVCTNGHDEEEEEEEGDGTSSTSGSVSSKEDDAGEVFDSSSTADSSPVRSNGASRESMVTPTPSRPRTTDDLFAVIHRSKRKVLGRSVSDDERTRPGSHPSSPPVTPTGSSTGLGSSLPRQTSSIQRSLRKSSTSSDTFKALLLKKGSRSETSFRMSAAEMLRSTDPRFQRTRSESALDPPASPGSPSSAPHSPCASPGRSKRPSEEWNRYDSLPLSSPTSPSFAFSGMKYGRSRTPPSAASSKYNARSRILSSPMTVICEREGEWGESEYNDAVDSLSALNDSNSTLSEESRS